GAAGTtcaatttggtatataaatagaaacatattcTAAAGCTTGTAAAACAGTGGCTTATACACTGCACTAAACCAAAGTCCATTAGAatcctgaaataatataattgtttttatatcaataatcagTACTAATTATTATGTACgagattaaaatataactaaactatATGTACTTTTACAGGGATACTGACACGATAATCCACATGCTCAAGGGGAGTGTAGGTGCGGGCATTCTTGCAATGCCCATAGCTTTTTCCAACGCAGGGATAGGCATTGGTTTGGTTGGAACCCCTCTAATTGCAACACTGGTCATTTATGCAATAGAGACTTTGGTACGTGTTCACACTACAATACAGTATAATacacaaaattcaacatttcaactTTGGACATAAGATTACCTGTATTTCAGCTTTTTCCTGTTTCTGATCATTTTTTTCAAagcttaaagtttgtttttagtgATGGTGGTAACATGACTTTCAGACACTTTTCAacattacacaaaacaaaaagaGTCAACACACATTTTGAGATTTTCTTCTGAGGTGGATAACTTACCCTAAGTAAAGAATACAAACAAGGTCAAAGTGAACAAATCAACTATGCATTATGACACACTGAACAATAAATCACCAGGAACGTGTGTCAACTTCTGTATAATAAATCTGAGACATGTAGTTAATATATGAGAGGATCACACCCGCTGCAGTTTGTTGCACATTTCagaatttgtaacatttttgtaacCAAAGATATTAGCATCTTGGGTTCTTGTATTTTCTCTTCTCATATGTTTCTTCACAAAAGCTTCACACCTGTTATGCTTTTTCTCagtttgcttttaaaataatcaaaattttgttgTTTCCACCCTGTTCTACTATATTccatgatataaattttaatttatgaattcaatcaaatacttataataaatttaagatcaATTTTGTATGACATGCTTTTAGACACTGTTTTAAGCAcaaagatatgttttatttatttgcttaaaaaagtACATGGGACTATTTTGTTCACACAAGATTTTGTGTtacttttaatatcttttatacaCTGTACAGAGTGCTATATGCAGAATATAGTAGTATATCCTGAGTGaaagttattgtaattaattacaagaGTTTTTTTAGAAGATTTAACATCGAAGGAAAATCACAAATAACAGTTATGTATAATATCTATCACAAACTGCATTCCTGCGATCCCTCCTGTGGGGCAAATAACATTGTAATGCCAgctagaaaaagacacctcttaccaaaactatgcaccccccaaaaattaaatactacacaaagggataagctgggcacGTCAaaaagtcttactaaaagatatcatgaaatgaaaaattctttatttatacaggcaaagttagggccgcatggcgcTTTCTTGCACTTAACCTGtgacaacgtaaaatttaaaacattaaataaatattaccttaagaaaaaaaattataataataaaataaagaaataattacatttaaacaatatggtgaaattagtataatatattattaatattaattgatatcaTGCATACGCAGGTGTTGATATGCACAAGACATTGGCATTGTTCCTACAGATTATTATGTTATTGctttatttgcccataacttttgctagaaacatCGCAGAGGTTTTATTCgtatcactgtttttttttttttttttttcttaaatatgttgacctttaaaattacaagatAGGAGTCACAAGATACgagttgcaatttgaaaatttaaagttacccccttctaCCCCCCTTTAAGAAGGGGAGGGGAAAGTTTGTTTATacttcaaaaaatcaaaaaaagtattttaataagtatggtgaagattgtacattgatatctcaatctgtttggaatatatccaggtgtatcttGACAATTTACAATCTTTATACTCTTGAAGAAAGTATagcttcatttataaaataagataagGAATTTAACAATAATGTGATAATCATAGAGCAATGAATTGAAACCAAAAAACAATCCATTACTCTATTTGATCTGGTTTGCTATAGGTAAAGTGTAAGAGAAGACATTTAAATTCTAACTTTGCCTctataataaaaagacatttttcatttaatttataaaagtgtttaatgcATATTTGTATCTATGTGCATTATTGCATGTTCTTGAAAGATTTACCAATATTTTGTTGTAGTTGACAATGCAGTATATCCAGTGCCAAAGGTTACGTGTCCCGTTTCTTACAATGGCTCGGTCGATGAAGATAGGGCTCCTGAACGGACCCCAACCTCTCCAAAAACTGGCCTGGCTAGCTCCGTGAGTCATCTTATATATGCGTATTTGAAAATTACTCAGTatttgaaaaaacttaataagaGGTTATGCTATACTTAATATACATGATTTCTCTTTCCAGTTCCATTGTGGATTTTTTTCTTGTCGCTTATCAGTTGGGAATCTGCACAGCCTATGTTATATTCATTGCAAAAACACTTAAAAGTGTAAGTTTATAGTTGAACTGTTGatgtattaagttattattaatattatttatgttttatagctACACTATTCTTAGTAACATGTAACTGCTATAAATTTACTTAAGTTCATACTGtttataatagaaaacaatttagaaaatacaGTTTTCTGTTTTCCATCTATAATTTTATCTGCTCGAACTCTGTGTCCAGTGAATACAACACGAATTAAGTAAAGGTAAAATTTATAAGGATAAAGGATTGCGGCCGCCTTAGCCGAGAACGCATTGTACAACCACTATGAGGAGGCTGTTCCGTATATATGGGGCACTATCTCAGTCACTCATCTTTGGAAAAAAAGGCTTTCTATGTTTCAGCATTTTCCAGTCAAAGCGGAGGGCAGAAAGGTTAAGTTTACATTCACAAAAAGCTTTATGTGAGCTCTACCCAAATGAACCAcctgtaataaactaaatatattgatCAAGTTATCCTGGTGTCCCTCTATCCCAATATATCGAATAGCTCAACATTCATGATTAGTGATGTAATGTATCTGTTGTGCTCATATGTAAATgacaacattaattttatactgaTCCCAGTGTACGTTCTACTGGAAGATCTTAAACTTTCCAGAAGTTTGAACCTTCCAGGAGAAAATATCAGATTGTTGATACGTATCGATTTTGTAATCATCGACTCTTAGTAAATGTACTTAATGTACAGTGATCAGTCGAGCTAAGAAAAACAATCTTATTCGATTTGATTACAAAATCGCTACATTTCATTGTAATTTGAgtgtaaagtttataaataaagcattaaGTTATTCTTACATTTGTATTATGTACCATAGTACAACATGAGACTTCCAATAGTCAATAGTTGAAAtctatttttcaaatgtttatgagTTTCTGGCCCCAATAGCTTTCAAATCCACAAgttcagttatatatatatatatatatatattcttcaccTGCAAGAACCAAATCTTTACTAACTTGGGATGCAATTGTAATCAAGGATGTATTTAAAAGTGAATATAAATTAAGGACAAATTTGTTACTAATGTAGATCTATTGTTCCTTAGCAAATGCTATCGCTTACAACAGTTATGAACAAGGGTGTGCTATCAGCTTTGTAATAGTCTGAAACCACTATTGAGCTCCAATATTGGTAATATCATTGGGCTGtggaaatatatttgttataatgcCAAATTCATTTTTTTCAACACCCCAGAAAAGACTTAGATATCTAAAAAGGGCCCAATGACATATGAGATGGAAGCATATGTCAGGTTGCTTACAATAAACTAGTTCCATGTATACACACAAACGCACGtgcacacgcgcacacacacacacacacacacacacacacataaaatagCTGGATTAAGGAACCATTACTATTAGTCCTGGTAATAATCAGATACTGTACGACTTCAAACATGTACCCATATGCTAGATTTAGAGAAATAATGCTTCACAGTCTGTAAAAACTTTCCAACTTAAAACTGAATTTGTCTTTTGAAGGTAGCAGAGCCTCGGATCGTGGAGAATCTGAACCTTAATATTTATCTCCTGATGGTCTTCATTCCAGTAGTTTTGATCAACTACATTCGAGATTTGAAGAAACTGACCTTAGTTTCACTCATGGCAAATATTCTCACGATACTTGCGTTCAGCTCTTGCTTCTACTACATCTTTGGTGTTGGACCATTCAGGTACAATGATACCAACTTAGTGTCCTCAATAACCACATGGCCACTCTTCATCGGCACCAACATGTTTGCTCTGAACACGATTGGAGTGGTAAGAGTTCATTacctttttcttattaaatacagACTTTTGCACATTGAATGTGGTGTTGGGAAAGAgaatataaaagtacaatttgatttatttgaagACTACGATATAAGCTAGATTGTGAAGTTTCTTGTGCAACATTGTTCAAGTATCAATACTTTTTAAGTATAcgaacttataaattatttataagcagcaaaaaaatatgtaacttgTGTATTTACTACTAACATAATGTACGTTTTTGTatgatttatatgtttatattatgtacttgtgtagtaataatttaaaggtaTAATAATAATGTGATTTTAACCTGGTTTTACTTCATACAAAACCAAACATAGGTGAACTTAATTGAGCATGTTATTGTTATTCAACTTCTGCTAATATTAACCAACCATCTCAATTTTACCTGAactcagcaaaatctttgagaagctttACTTGGAGAGACCTTTCAGGTTtcccaaaaaacaaagtttttgacaGTAAATCTAGATTTAGTCACAAAACGACCAATGGTGCTATCACATAATTTGTTGCTCCAGTTATAAAAGGCATAGAAAGGCAACAACAGGTGCTAAgcggttttagtaaaaaatttaaagcttttgaCCACAACCAAATTTGCAAAACAAATTTGAGGATTGTGGCATGCATGACGTCCTTAATAGTTAGCTAAAATCCTACCTATTTGAAAAAAGCTAGGGTATCCAAGTTTCTAACTCATATTCTCCAAATTGGCTACAGAGCCCTCAATTACCTATTTTACTTAGTAGGcctaatactttttttaattctatgtgAAAGATGTTGGCtctgattttcaaataaaatatcatttagttTGCTGATGAAAACTCACTATTTTAGTTCTGTGTGTTCTCAAGGTCTTTAACTCATCTCGTACaccaatataaataattcttgtacatAACATTCAAAAGTAACAACTTGAATACAATCCATTTAAAAgccattttatataataatcgtTTGGATAATATCATGGTAAATTAGATCATTGTTGTAGGGAAGATGCCAACTTCTTGAGAATATACCTCATCAGAGGTTTGACCTCAACTGATCACACCTCAATGTGTCTGAGAGTATTATCTGGCTAATTTGTTCAGTGCaaaatccagaaatcttgtgTCTGAAAAATAGATGATTCAATGGATACATTAATTTGTCTTCATCAATCCTACTGCACCAAATTATGGGGAGGAAAAGTATTATCAAACTTTGAAAGAAATTTTGTCTTCAAGAAGAGCTAATCAGTATAGTTCCATGTTAAATTAAAGATGAGAGTTGTGTAAGGAGGAGACATTCGACACACTGCAGTTGCTTATCTTTTATATATCCCAAGCAGCCCTGTACTGTTGATATCTTAGACAGACAGTTTAACAGTACAATACGGCTAGGAACAGATTTTAAATCGCTCAGCACCAggttatactcgtagcttcaaacGTATGTTCATGAAGCCCGCCTATAAAGGCAAGTACAATGTTGATTAATGTCTCAAAAATTACCAAACCAGTAAAAATTCTACACACCATTGAAAATCTGTCTAGTGTTTCTGCTTTTTGTTCAGTTGGTAAATTCCAAAATTATCAGTAATCATGATGTAATTTCAGAATTATAACCATTCTATCTTAATTTGTACTAGCATATTATATGCTAACATTCTACTTTTGtgtataaaatgaacattttctTACAGCaataaaggaaattttatttaataccaataaatcattaacaaaaccaagtcaaaatagaatatttggataatattaaaaaaatgtattacttaggtttatttgaaacaaattaaattaatgcaATATCATAAAATTGACTTATGCGTTTATATTCAGACTTTATTGAAGAACACATTTATTGTTAATTAGaacatttattgattattttatagtaatcaagtccagaatttaaagatttagtgTGATTAAAATCATGATAAAGATTATCTTCtgcaaatgttaataaaacataaaccatGTTTAAAGCAGAAATTCTGATTAAAACTTAGCAATttataatgaaagtaaaaatgtttggactttgattattcaaattataaacacacaTATTTCTAGATGTATAATTATTTCaggatttaaaaaatcatttttactattatttgttcctttatttttatCTGAATGATGGATTAccagaaaattaaaacaatactgaaaatattaatgtagaattaaaaatattcatccaataaataaacataatttaaaagaagcaaattataaatgttttatattgattataactttttgtttagaaaaaattcaatttcaagtaagCAAAGATCTCAACATGCTATAATTAGtactctatactgagtgatcatAAGTAGTCCAAAAAACAGCAAACGTGGTGGCAGCCacagtttattataaatgttaaattcattgataattttattcaattcatatttttaaatatctaagtagaaagcataattaattaattaaatatttatcaaacatttttagcTACCTAACATTACacatatgttacaaatttatttttttaaatatatgtaagtgGATTATACTTTGACTTGAAATTTGAACCATATTGAAAATTTATCTCGTAATGGGtcttcaaaactataaaatgatgattctattttaaaaacaaaaattgaatcaCTCCTCCcaatgataaaaaattttgttagaaGTTTTCATTCATGTTCCCATGACTTTTTATTAAGTTAGTAAAAtccaattaataataacattacaaaaggtaaaagtatttcaattatctatttattggtatgtatttttattgaactgATGCTGTAACACAGCTTTCTTGTATGTTACAGTTGATTGTATTAGAACATAACATGGAAAAGCCTCAGCATTTTCTGGGCACCAAAGGGATTTTCCCTTTGGGTCTTATGATTGTAGCGGCTTTATACGCTGTAGTTGGGTTCTTCGGTTACGTCAAATATGGTAATGCTGGAGTTCGAGAGACCATATTTGCTTCTTTACCTAAGGATGAGTGgtaagttaaaacattaaaaacctaaACATTCTtcaaactttacaaacatttattgaaggAAGTATGTGGCTTCAGACTATACTAGCTATCTATGACCCATATTGAAACTCCATTGCCTCTTACAGAAAAAAGTGATCACtatataatgtttacttatttaagCTATCCCAGCCAAAACGTCTTATAATTTTCTGTCCAAAGTCTAAAGTTCAACAAACTGTAGGTTGTCATTGACTGCTGAAGGAATATACGGCATCTGTATCTACGGCACTCATCCCCTCCAGTGCTATGTTGCTCTCGAAATCCTCTGGGGCaactatattgttaaatatatcaaGAACCCCGAAAGAGAGTTTATTGTAGAGTACATCCTTCGAACTGTCTGCGTCATAATCACTTGTGAGTATCTGCTTGTTTGTGGTTACTGTAGTTGTGTAAATTCCCCTAAGAATATTACATGGTGTTAACTTCTGTTATCCCAGCTATTAAACAGAtacaagaatttttatattttatgaaatagtcCTGCCTGCtgtcggaagaagtaggtagattttgtgactgAATTTATTCTTGTGGGATTTACATGTATGTACTTAATATCTTAAAACCgttcaggaaaaataaattgttagttACAAAATGCTTTTGAAATCTTAAAATCATTTCAGAACACTTTGTTTTTTCTCTgggtttataaataatagaattttaaagtttgaatggtTGCCATATTGAAACAATATAGCTACCAAGCCGAGATACTTATAAGTTCAAATTTGTGTAACACGTTTCATCTTCTTTGACCTTTTTATGGGACAGTTATCCTTTAAAAATGAGATTCAGGGGTATATCTTTAATCAGGCCCACAGAAAAATTGCtcaaaacaaatatatgaatttaCATGTATGAATATCACAGATGACTGATGGGAGcaacattctttttttatttatagttggaAATCCTCCCAGTACGTTTACCTCCCAACAATCTATGGTTGACAATGTGTACCCACCTAGACTCCAGTAAGATTAAGAGCTTTTGTTCAGTagtatatcattttttaaatttggggatAAGTCCAATAGATTTAGGAAGAAGAAAACATATATCAATGGAAACAATTGTTCTCAGTGATACACAACAGATTTGGCCTTCTTTCAGATTGCTTATTACTTCACGAAgagattttgaattttaaaagaagtGTTTTCCAAATGTGAAGAGCTCTTCAGATAAGTACATTGTAAACTGGACCTTGATGTAGTCTTGAAGGCGGATTAGCCAGAGGGGTTGGCACCCTCCTACTAAACATTAACTACATAGTTACTAGGTTTAACTCATTCAATGCTGGTCTATGCTGTGATTTTGAGTACTCTCTCACACACTACACGCAAAGGCAGCCAAAATCATTGCTAAGTGAtaacataacttattttaaaataacactaggctattttcaacaaattaactGAGATTAATGGTAACTCTATTAACAGTAACagtaattctatttttgttttgtatggaCTAAAAGTTTCATATTATAGTTTCGTTAAAAttgtgaattaataattttacactttgATGTTTAATTTCTGATCATGATTTTTTATCACATGGTTTCTGAACACATAATAGTTACTGTATGATTGTCAAAATTCCTTGATGAGAGTTTACACAGTAAATGATTCTTAGTGTTGTTATTGCTAAGAGAAGATCTTTCGGCTAACCAGCCTGGTTCCACAAGAATGTACATTAAACTACCTTCTTTTTCTTCTAAGGAGTGGCTTATTGCATGCAcgtaagcctcaagggcctttgcACCCCAGAAGTATACCATGAGGTCAACCAGTTTACGGTTTCAACAGTTATATAAACTGCCGAAAAAAACCGATTGGCTCCTCCTGGAGAAATTCATCACCCTTGCTTGGCCAGACTACTAAAGGCGGCGTGTAGCATTCCCTTACAATTATAAGATAGTCAAAGAGCCGGTGTTCATCAATTTCCCCCTGCTTGTCACAAATTCTACAAAGCGGATCCTCCCGGAAAATgcagactctgtgaagatgcttcctcagatGACCATGTCCCATTAGACCCACAAGGCAAGAAGACACTAA
The Homalodisca vitripennis isolate AUS2020 chromosome 1, UT_GWSS_2.1, whole genome shotgun sequence DNA segment above includes these coding regions:
- the LOC124370414 gene encoding proton-coupled amino acid transporter-like protein CG1139, with protein sequence MAEATEGIEGVSTSEPSPAVTTTPKKRKGLISPTSSFVDFVELDSEYFTEEGMQYARFYNPYISRKIKKPISDTDTIIHMLKGSVGAGILAMPIAFSNAGIGIGLVGTPLIATLVIYAIETLLTMQYIQCQRLRVPFLTMARSMKIGLLNGPQPLQKLAWLAPSIVDFFLVAYQLGICTAYVIFIAKTLKSVAEPRIVENLNLNIYLLMVFIPVVLINYIRDLKKLTLVSLMANILTILAFSSCFYYIFGVGPFRYNDTNLVSSITTWPLFIGTNMFALNTIGVLIVLEHNMEKPQHFLGTKGIFPLGLMIVAALYAVVGFFGYVKYGNAGVRETIFASLPKDEWLSLTAEGIYGICIYGTHPLQCYVALEILWGNYIVKYIKNPEREFIVEYILRTVCVIITFVGAALIPHIDIMISLVGAFCLSTLGMICPFLLELCTLWPDQLGCCYYIIIKDITLIVMGFGVLILGTYVSLYTLIID